A genomic region of Ailuropoda melanoleuca isolate Jingjing unplaced genomic scaffold, ASM200744v2 unplaced-scaffold9120, whole genome shotgun sequence contains the following coding sequences:
- the LOC117800926 gene encoding uncharacterized protein LOC117800926 isoform X3 has translation MFADKAVQGLTSLPALPPDTWLWRLNAPTLPASHVFLSPQMLRACALLHRPRLQMGGCEVGWSKLLWPGPVPSCSHPRRGSRGRWRGQSLGRGCSLVGAASPSMNTFPNPTALGQGSAHLRLLGSGDYRSELQSMLQTWLIAGWGSWASRPTPPACTPGAAGLTWGWHFQPGARSPAVAARSFWLLARTTFGSSEEGPPRLQLRLPPSRLRRGHLLPRGQSRIGQVETSPFKRARANQGPARRPIQTRAAAGLALPPPGHWRGAGAGEPAASVTGEQHRRLGLQAVLAGRSGAAMERSLHRVSLGSRRAHPDLAFYLTTFAWFIFQRPGLHRWSFP, from the coding sequence ATGTTTGCTGACAAAGCAGTGCAGGGACTGAcctcccttccagctctgcctcctgacACCTGGCTCTGGAGACTGAATGCGCCTACCCTCCCTGCATCCCATGTGTTTCTGTCCCCTCAGATGCTGAGGGCCTGCGCTCTGCTCCACCGCCCAAGGCTGCAGATGGGGGGCTGTGAGGTTGGCTGGAGCAAGCTGCTTTGGCCTGGACCTGTGCCAAGCTGCTCCCATCCAAGAAGAGGCTcaagaggcagatggagaggacaGAGTTTGGGAAGGGGCTGCAGCCTGGTGGGGGCAGCCAGTCCGAGCATGAACACTTTTCCAAACCCCACTGCATTGGGCCAGGGGAGTGCTCATCTGCGCTTGCTTGGGTCCGGTGATTACAGGTCTGAGCTTCAAAGCATGTTACAAACCTGGCTAATTGCTGGCTGGGGGAGCTGGGCGAGCAGGCCAACTCCGCCTGCGTGCACGCCAGGGGCCGCGGGCCTCACCTGGGGCTGGCACTTCCAGCCGGGAGCCAGGAGCCCTGCTGTGGCCGCCCGGTCCTTCTGGCTCCTCGCGAGGACTACCTTCGGGAGCTCGGAGGAGGGGCCGCCCCGGCTGCAATTGCGGCTGCCGCCGTCGCGGTTGCGGCGCGGGCACCTCCTCCCCCGGGGCCAGAGTCGGATCGGTCAGGTGGAAACCTCCCCATTCAAACGGGCGCGGGCCAATCAGGGCCCGGCGCGCCGGCCCATTCAAACGCGCGCAGCAGCCGGCCTGGCGCTCCCGCCTCCGGGACACtggcgcggggcgggggcgggtgAACCTGCTGCCTCGGTTACAGGGGAGCAACACAGACGCCTCGGGTTACAGGCGGTCCTGGCCGGCCGCAGCGGGGCAGCCATGGAGCGCTCCCTGCACCGCGTTTCCCTCGGGAGCCGGCGCGCCCACCCGGACTTGGCCTTCTACCTCACCACCTTTG